The Stackebrandtia nassauensis DSM 44728 genome includes the window CACCTTGCCCTCGGTCCCGCCGAACAGCTCCGAAGCGGGCTCCAGCTTCGGCTCCTGCTTCGAAGCGTAGAACTGCTTCCGCCACTTCTTGCGGGCCTGCAACTTCGCCTCCGCGATCTCGTCGGGAGTCATCGGCCGCTTCTGGGCGTTGCGCGAAATCGCCATCGAGCCGGCCGGGGTCTCCACCGGCCGCTCCACCGGCATCCGTTGCCACGTATGCCGAGTGTCCTTTTTACTGCGCGCCGTCGTATCGGTCAGCGAACCGGACTGCAACTTGGGGCCACTGCGCCCCCGCTGTCCCTTGTTCTTCCGCTCCCCGATGACCTTCCCGGCCGAGGCGACCCGCGGCGGCATCCCGCCACTTCCCCGGCCACCGGGAGCCGACGAACCCGCGGTCTCGCTGCGAGCCCCGATGACCCCCGGAACCGTGCGCCCGGCCCGGGTACCTCGGTACATGCTCTCCTCGAACCCCTTGTTCGGAGCCCCGCGGACAACCCCACCACGCCCACCATTGGGGACAGCCGAAGGCCGAACCGCATTCGCCGAGGTAACCCCACGCGGGCCTCCGGTCCCGCCCCCACTCGTCGGCACCCGCCCAGCCCCGGTAACCGGAGTGCGCCCGGCGGCGGCCTGCCGCTGGTTCGGCAGCAACGAGTTCTTCGGGGCCGTGTTGGCCCCCTTCGCCGGGGCCCCGGCAGGCCCGGTCGGCTTGGCGCCCACACCCGGCCCGGTGGTCGGCTTGACCATCCCCGGTCCCGTGGTCGGCTTGACCATGCCCGGCGTCGGCTTGGCCCCACCCAGCGGCCCGGTAGTCGGTTTGGTGCCCGGCGGAATCACGGGCTTCCCGCCCACCGGCCCGGTCGGACCGCTCGTTCCGGGAACAACAGGCGGCGGCATCGTCACCGGCCCCCCACCCCCGAGGTTCGGCCCGGCACCCGGCACAGTCGGTCCTGGCCCCGGACCCGGAACCGAAGGCGCCGGGGTTCCCGGGTTCTGCAGTTCCGGCCCATCGCTCGGCCGGTCCCCGGGCACAACCGTCCCAGGCCGCTCCGTGCTCCCACCGTTCGGTCCGCCGGTCGCGCCGCCGTTGTTACCCGCGCCGTTGAAGGTCCCACCCTGCCCAGACGAGGGGTCGGGGTAGTAGGCGTGCTGGTAGTTCCCGTCCAACGGCGTTTCCGGACTCGGCCCCGTGTACACGGGGCCGCTGTACTTGGGCGGGGGATTCAGCGTGATCTGCTCCTGCGAGTACGTCGAGTTCGACTCGGAGAACGTCCGGCGGGCCTCGTACAGAGTGTCCTCAAGGGCCTGTGAATAGGCGTCCTTGCCGCCGTCGGCAGACATGGACTGCAACTCGTTGCGGTTTTCGTTGGCCAGCGCGCGATCCGCCACGATCTCTTCGATGAGCGGCCGGACCCGCTTGACTTCGGTGATGATCGAGTCGGTCGACTTGCGGTTGCTCTCGGCGACCTCGTGTTGGTCCTCAGTCGCCTTGACGACCTTCTCGAGCGCCTCCACGAACACATTGCCCGCCGCGGACTTGAAGTTGTCCCGCAGGTTCGGCAGCTCGGCCTCGATGTCGGCCTTCATGTCCGCCATCATGTCGCGGTAGTCGGACCAACCGTCCCGGCGAGTCTCCATTTCGGAGACTTTCTCGAAGTCGGTGCGGGACGCCTGGTCGATCTCGTTGATGTCCAGGTCGAAGACACTGTAGGTGGCGCTGTGCCCGGGCGGCGTTTCCTCAATCATGGATTCGTAGTCCTTTGTCTGTCTACAAGGATCGGCAAAGTCGAATGGGATTACTGCTGAGGCAGCGGGCCTTGCTGAGTGGCTACGCGTTCTTCTCCCGGCGTGAAGTCGCCCTGCAGGTCCGTCGCGTTCTCGCCGTCCTGACCGGAGTACTCCTCGGCCGCGTAAGCCGCGGCGTTCGCCATCCCTGCCCAGGCGCGCATGAACTGCTTCAGCACCTTTTCGCCCACCAGGGCATTGGTCACCTCGGTTTTGCCAACCTGAAGACCGTCGTACTCGACTCCGGAGGAGCCCATGCTGCCGCCGGAAGTCGAATAGGCGCGATCGTCACCCCCGCCACCCTCGCCACCTGCCAGTTTGGTGCTGATCGTTCTGGCGCGTTCCTCGTATTTCGTGGTCAGAAGGTGGTGCATGTACTCCGCGAAACCACGCACATTCGTAGTGTCAAAACGGATGTCCTGGTTGTCGTTCACGGTTGTCTCTCCTCAGTCAAGCTTGCGCAGGGCACACGGTCGGCCTGCCGATGTCCGCACAGTACAAACCCCGTGCAAGAACACAGTGGAACATCAAGCAGAGCCTGGCTTCGGTGCAGGAGAAACCCGGGCCACCACCCAGTTTGCCCACGTGATCGACGATCGTCAACGGACCGAAGCGGTATTGGCCCCAAGCGGCCAGGAGAAGCGTTCACGACAATCACCAGGGCTCAACTCTTGACTCGTGTCGGTAACATTGCGCACCGGCCGCATCAAGTCATTCGGCAATCGCCGCCGGTGAAGGCGAAGGGAACTCACCAGTCATGCGTCACCAGGTTCGGTTCGGTCTCGGGGCTGCCGCAGCGCTTCTTGTGGTCGCGGGGCTTCCCGTTCCCGCCCATGCGGATGAGGTCCGTGATGACCAGTGGATGTTGAACGCCTTGGGAATCGAACAGGCCCATAAGGAGACCAGAGGCGCTGGCGTGACGATTGGGATTGTGGACTCCGGTGTGGACGCCACACATCCTGACCTCAAAGGGAACGTTGAGGCGGGGCAGGCGTCTTGGGAGGGCGGCAAGGATGGCCTGAAGGACACCATGGGCCACGGGACCGCCATGGCCTCGATACTCGTCGGACATGGTCACGGCGACGGAGGTGAAGACGGTGTCCTGGGTATCGCACCCGAGGCCAAGGTGAAATCAGTATCGATCTATCCGAGCAGCGATCCTCGCGATGACCCACGCGGCTCACATGACCGCATGGTCGAAGGTATCCGGTGGCTGGCCGACGAAGGCGTGGACGTCATCTCCGTTTCCCAGGGCGGGGCTGGATCCGACGCATTGGAAGAAGCCGTCAAATATGCCGTTGAGGAGAAAGGTATCCCTCTCGTCGCCTCGGCTGGCAATACGGCAGGGGGGCCAACGGGCGACGTCGTGGTGCAGGCTCCGGCTGTGTACGACAATGTTTTCAGTGCCACCGGAACGACCAAGCAAGGCAAGTTCTGGGATGGCTCCGTAGAGGGGACTTCCCCTGACGACGTCACTGTCGCAGCACCTGCCGAGGATGTGGTGCACGCGTGGAACGACCGAGGTTATGACGACAATTCGGGAACCTCGGATTCCGCGGCGATCGTGGCGGGCACGATCGCGTTGATGAAGGCCCAGTGGCCCGACATGTCGCGCGAGACCATTGAATGGCGGCTGACCGAAACAGCTGACGAAAAAGGCAAGGACGGGCCGGACACGAAATATGGCTTCGGCATTGTCAATCCTGCCGAAGCGTTGACGGCACACGTTGACCCTCCCGATGGGGTTTCCGACGAGGAGATCAACCCGGAACCCAACCCGAAGGCGAGTGCCTCGCCCAGTCCCTCCAAGGATGACGGGGCGTTGACGGCCTCCGATTCCGGTGCGGGGCCGGTTGTCTGGATCGTTGTCGCCGTCGTCGCCATCCTGGCCGCCGCTGTCGTCAGCTTCATCCTCATCCGCCGCCGCAGACAACCGCCCGCTGCCTAGCGCGATGGCCTCTGGGCTAATCGAGTCGCTGGGGGTGTGGGGGTTGTGTAAAGCTGGGGCCGATGTCGAAGCGTAGTAGGAATGACGAACGCCCAGCCGCTCCGGAGGCTTTGCCCGTGGCGGTGCCGGACAACCACACTCACCTGGACATTGTCGTGGGTGAGCGGGCGCCGGAGGTGGGGCCGGGGGATGCCGCGGTGATCGCTGAGTTGGACGCCGCCAGTGCTGTGGGGATTGATCGGGTTGTTCAGGTGGGCATTGACGTGGCCACTTCGCGGTGGGCTGTCGGGTTGGCCGAGTTGGACAGTCGGGTGTTGGCCGCGGTGGCGTTGCATCCGAATGACGCGCCGCGGCAGGGGGATTTGGAGGGGGCTTTGGGGGAGATAGAGGCGTTGGTGAAGCATCCCCGGGTGGCCGCTTTGGGGGAGACCGGGATGGACTTCTTCCGGACCGGGGATGAGGGGCGGGCGGCGCAGGAGGCGTCCTTTCGGGCGCATATCGGGATGGCGAAGGCGCATGGGAAGGCTCTGATGATCCATGACCGGGAGGCGCACGAGGATGTGCTGCGGGTGCTGGACGAGGAGGGGGCGCCCGAGACCGTGGTGATGCACTGTTTCTCGGGGGACGCCGAGCATGCGCGGGAGTGTGCGCGGCGCGGTTATTACATGAGTTTCGCGGGGAACGTGACGTTCAAGAACGCGCCGAAGTTGCGCGAGGCCGCGTTGGCTTGTCCCCGGGAGTTGATGTTGGTGGAGACGGATGCGCCGTTCATGACTCCGATGCCGTTTCGGGGTCGGTGGAACGGGCCGTATCTGGTGCCGGTGACGGTGCGGTTCTTGGCCGAGTTGGTGGGGGAGGACCTGGAGCGGTTCTGTACCGATGTTTCGGCCAATACCGAGCGGGTTTATGGCAGCTGGTCAGTAGAAGTGTCGTAGGGACGGCCACAGGTCGGACCAGGGTCGGGTGGGGCCGGAGCAGGCGAGGATCGGGGTGCCTTGTTCCTCGTTGTCGACCTGGGCGCTGTCGACGCGGCCGACGCGGCGGCAGTCGGTGAAGAAGCGGGCCGGGAATTCGCCGACCGTCAGGACGGGACCGGTGGCGGAGTCGGGCGGTGGACCCCAGTCGGCGTAGCTCATGTGGCCCGAGAACGGCTGCGGGAGATCGTGGTCGGGGCCGTAGTGGGCGATCGCGGAGGCTTGGCCGTAGTTCTGGGTGAAGATGACCGCGTCTGTTGTGGAGGGCAGGTCGTTCCAGGCGGTGGCGACGGCGGCGGTGAGTTCGGGCCAGCCGACTTGTTCGCCCTGTTCCTTGTTGACGGCGTTGGGGATGTCGAGTTGGGTGGGTGGCAGGGTCGGCAGGGACATGACGGCGGTGGACGCGGCGGTGAGGGTAACCCCGGCGATGACCACGGCGGTGCGCCAGGTGGTGTGGCGGGCCCAGGTGACGACGGGGCCGCAGCCGGAGGCGGTGAGGACCAGGAGCAGCGGGAGGGTGTAGTAGCCCTTGCCGCCCAGGGCCAGGACCAGGGCACACAGGATCGGGTAGGTGAGGGCCAGCCAGCGGGTGGTGCGGTCGCGCCACAGGTGCCACCAGCCGGTCAGCCAGATGGGGACCAGCAGGGGTGAGACGTAGAGCAGTTGCTCGGGGATGAACATGATCCGGTTGTCGGTGCCGTCTTCGGCGCTGATGCCGCTGGCGACCGTGAGCTGGGGCCAGTCGTGGGTGGCCTGCCAGATGAGGTTGGGGGCGGCGATGGCGGCCGCTACGGCGACGCCGATCCAGGGCCATCGGCCTTTGAGGAGGGTTCGGGGGCCGGTGATGAGGATGGCGACCAGCATGACGGCGGCGAGCAGGACGATGAGGTGCTTGTTGAGCAGGCCGACGCCCGCGAGGGCTCCGGTGGCCAGCCACCAGCGGGGGTTGGCGGTGCGGTGGAGGTGCAGGACCGTCAAGATCAGGGCCAGCCAGATGAGGATGTCGAACGTGGTGGTGGAGACCATGTGGCCCACGGCGGGGACGAAGCTGCCGACGGCGGCGCAGCAGGCGGCGAGGAGCTGGCCGCCGCGTCGGGCGCCCAGTTCGCGGGCTATCGCGGCGGTGAGGATGACGATGGCGGCGAAGGCGAGGGTCGCGACGACGCGCAGGCCCGTGGGGGTGTCGCCGAAGACGGTGGTGGAGGCGCGGGCCAGCAGCGGGGTGAGGGGCGGTTGGTCGACGTAGCCCCAGGCGGGATGGTCGCCGGCGGCCATGAAGTAGAGCTCGTCGCGGTGGAAGCCGTAACGGCCCGACAGTGCGAACAGGACGGCGCTCGCCGCCAGGGCGAGCGCGAGTATCGAGCGGGTGGCGAACGGCGGCGACGGCCGCCGTTCGCCGAGGGCGAGGTTCATGGATTGATACTCGCCGATGCGGTGGTGGGCGGCAACCGTCGCAAAACGGTCAGCCGTCCTCGGTGACCTTCAGCGTCAGTTCGTTGTGGGTGTTGTAGTACGGCTGGATGTGGTGCCGCCCGTTGTCGTCGGTGACGGTCTTGCGGGAGAAGGCCTGGGTCTTCTTGCGCTTGGCGATGTCGTCGAAGAACCGAGCCAGCCGGACCGGGGCGTGTTCGCCGTTGTCGTCGGCCAGCCACAGGTCCCACAGGTCCTTGCGATCGACGCGGATGTCGGTGAGCCGGTCCACGTCGAGCCGGGCGAAGAAGGCGCCGGACGCGTCGATGTCGGCGGCCCAGCGTTGGGCCGGGCCCTCGGTTTCGCGCAGTCGGCCCCGGATGTGGATGGGCGTGTCGCCCCACAGTGGGCCGAGTACGTCGCCGTGCAGCAGGAGGTGACCGTCGTGCCATCGCACCGAGTTGAGTTCGGCGTAGGTTTCGCGACGCCAGACCCGAAGGGCCAGTTGGCCTCGGGAGGAATAGGGGACCACGACCGAACCCGGCAGGACCGAGGGCCGGTGCAGCAGGGCGCGCGAGTCGATGTGACCCGCCTCGACGAGGTCGCCGTCGCGGAACAGGCGCCACCGGCCCTCGGGCAGTCGGCTCAGGAACGGCGGGTCGAGCCGCAGCTCGGCGCCCAGCGGGACCTCGATGGGCGGGTGTTCGCTGGATTCGAGCGTGTAACGGCCGCTGAAACCCAGTTCGGCGGTCAGGGTCATGTCCTCGAAGGACTTGACCAGGCAGTCGACGGAGTGGTCGGCCAGTTCGTAGGTCGAGGACGCGGGTTTGTCGGGCAGGCCGTAGCCGCCGACCCCGGCGCCGACGGGGATGCGGGCCCCGTGCGGCGGGGTGCGGTCCTTCTGCGAGACCAGGCTGTCGAACAGCTGCTCGTAGCGGGCACCGATGTCGTCCGGGTGGTACTTGCGGGCCTTGCGGATCGCGTTGGAGGACATGCGTTTGCGCAGCCGTTCGTCCTCGATGAGACGGCACAGCGCCTCGGCGACGGCGTTCTCGTCCTTGACGGGCGTCAGCAGGCCGTCGACCTCGTGGTCGATGATCTCCGGCGGGCCGTAGTCGCAGGCCGTCGACACGACCGGCAGACCGCAGTTCATGGCCTCGACGAGGGTGAGGCCGAAGGACTCGTACTTGGAGGTGACCGCGGCGATGGAACCCTTGGCCCACTCGGTGTCCAGCGGGGTGGCGCGGCCCATGAGCGACACCGAGTCGCCCAGGTCCAGATCGGTGACGACGTCGCGGATCTCGTTGATGCGCTTGCCGCTGCCGTAGATGCGCAGCCGCCAGTCCGGGTGCCGCTTGTGGACCTTGGAGAAGACGCGCAGCAACATGTCGAAACGCTTGGGGCGTTCGATGCGTCCGGCCGCGACGATGATCTTGGAGTCCACGTCGGACGGCGGGATCGGGGTCGGCTGGATCGAGTTGGGGATGAACCAGACCTTGTCGGCCAGGTGCGGCATGTGGCGCCGGTAGTTGTCCGCGTCGGCCTGGCTGACGGTGACCACGGCGTCCAGCTGGCCGAAGTCGCGCGCCATGGCATCACGCAGCGGCTGCTTGTGGTGGTCGTAGAACAGGTGCTCCTGCGCGACCGTGACCGCCTTGGGCGGCGAGAACCGCGCCAGGTAGATGTTGAGACCGGGACGGGTACCGACGATGACGTCCGCCTCGCAGTCACGCAGGAACTCCTGCACCCGCTTGTCGGTGAGCCGGTTGAAACGCTTGGCCCGGGTGTCGCCCGACGGGTAGAACCTCGAGCTCATCCGCATCCGAAACCGGTCCGGGATGCCCGCCACCTTCGAGGTGAGCGACCGCGGCGCGGTCTTGTCGATGAGGCTGCGCATCGTCACCCGCGGATCGGCCGTGAACTGTGGAGCGTCGCGGTACTTGAAGACGTTGACGATGTCGACCTCGTGCCCCAGGTCGGTCAGTATCGACGCCGTGTTCAGTGTCGCGCGGATCGTGCCGCCGATCTGGTCAACCGAGTGCGTCAAGAAAGTGATCTTCATTGGTCGCCTTTGAGTTGTGGCCGTGACGCCACCCCGCTGCCCTGGCGGTCGGCGAGCGTCCGCGTATTGGTCTTGTCGCCGCGTCGCTGCCCTTAAGACGACGCGGACTGTTCCTCCGTGAGTACAGGTTAGGAAATGTCCTCACCTAAGAGACGCTCCCCGGACGAATTCCGGTTGCCCATCGCGTGAACAAATGGTCTCCCTGGCGTAAAGCCGCCACAGAGAATACGGCAAACCGGACAATCACTCGGGTGGCCCCGGTACCTCGTCCGGGCGCGTCACATGATCACCAGGCGAGCCGCGTGCGGCCGTAGGCCATGATGTTGCGGTGACCGAATTGCTGGGAGCCGCCGACATCCGCCGCATCGCCGAGGCACTGACGGTGCGTCCGGCCAAGGCCCTGGGCCAGAACTTCGTCATCGACGGCAACACCGTCCGACGTATCGCCGAGGCCGCGAAACTCAGCCCCGACGACATCGTCATCGAGGTGGGGCCGGGACTGGGGTCGCTGACCCTGGCGCTGCTGCCCAAGGCCAAACGGGTGCACGCGGTGGAGATCGACGCCCGGCTGGCCTCGGCGCTGACGGCCACGGTGAACTCCCGGGCCGGGGACGACGCGGCGAAGCTGCGGGTCCACCACGCCGACGCCATGACCGTCGCCGAGGACGGTTTCGACGAGCCGCCCACGGCGCTGGTGGCGAACCTGCCGTACAACGTCGCGGTGCCGGTGGTGCTGCACCTGTTGGCGAGCCTGCCCAGTCTGCGGCAGGGGCTGGTGATGGTCCAGTCCGAAGTGGCCGAACGGTTGACGGCCAAACCCGGAACCAAGATCTACGGCATCCCGAGCCTCAAACTCGCCTGGTACGCCAGCGCTCGCCGGGCCGGGACGGTGCCGCGTGGCGTGTTCTGGCCGGTGCCCAACGTGGACTCCGGCCTGGTGGCGTTCGAACGTCGCGAACCCCCGCCGGGGGACAGGCGCGAGGTGTTCGCGGCGGTGGACGCGGCCTTCGCGCAGCGCCGCAAGACGCTGCGCATCGCCCTGTCGGACTGGGCCGGTGGGCCCGACCGCGCCGAGGCGATCCTGCGCGCCGCCGACGTGGACCCGCGCACCCGCGGCGAGGCACTCGACATCACCACCTTCGCCCGCATCGCACGTGAGAGGACGGCGACGTGACCGGAGCACTGGCCTTCGACGACGGCAGCCAGGCCGTGCGGGTCCGGGTGCCCGCCAAGATCAACCTGCACCTGGGGGTCGGCGACCGGCGCGCGGACGGATACCACGACCTGACCACCGTCTACCAGGGCATCTCGCTGTACGACGAGGTCACCGTGATCGCCGGGCAGCAGCCCGGCGTGCGGGTGGAGGTCTTCGGCGACGACGCCGAGGCGGTTCCACTGGGGACCGACAACCTGGCCGTGAAGGCGGTGCTCGCGCTCGGCGAGGAGTTCGGCGTCGCACCGGCGGTGACGGTGCGGATCGCCAAGCGCATCCCGATCGCCGGGGGCCTGGCGGGCGGCAGTGCCGACGCCGCCGCCGCGCTGGTGGCGTGTTCGCGGCTGTGGGGGATGCCGTTCACCGACCGGCTGGTCAAGGTGGCCGCCGGGCTCGGCAGCGACGTCCCGTTCTGCCTGAGCGGGGGTACCGCGCTGGGCACCGGGCACGGCGAGCGCGTCGAGGAGGTCACCGCCAACGGCCGCTACCACTGGGTGGTGGCCACGGCGGACGGCCAGCTGTCGACGCCCGCCGTCTACGCGGAGGTGGACCGGCTGCGCGAGTCCGGCATCGGGTCCTACTCGTCGGCGGTCACCGAACTGCTGGAGGCGTTGCGCACCGGCCGGGCCGAGGAGCTGGCGCCCCAGCTGCGC containing:
- a CDS encoding S8 family serine peptidase is translated as MRHQVRFGLGAAAALLVVAGLPVPAHADEVRDDQWMLNALGIEQAHKETRGAGVTIGIVDSGVDATHPDLKGNVEAGQASWEGGKDGLKDTMGHGTAMASILVGHGHGDGGEDGVLGIAPEAKVKSVSIYPSSDPRDDPRGSHDRMVEGIRWLADEGVDVISVSQGGAGSDALEEAVKYAVEEKGIPLVASAGNTAGGPTGDVVVQAPAVYDNVFSATGTTKQGKFWDGSVEGTSPDDVTVAAPAEDVVHAWNDRGYDDNSGTSDSAAIVAGTIALMKAQWPDMSRETIEWRLTETADEKGKDGPDTKYGFGIVNPAEALTAHVDPPDGVSDEEINPEPNPKASASPSPSKDDGALTASDSGAGPVVWIVVAVVAILAAAVVSFILIRRRRQPPAA
- a CDS encoding TatD family hydrolase, encoding MSKRSRNDERPAAPEALPVAVPDNHTHLDIVVGERAPEVGPGDAAVIAELDAASAVGIDRVVQVGIDVATSRWAVGLAELDSRVLAAVALHPNDAPRQGDLEGALGEIEALVKHPRVAALGETGMDFFRTGDEGRAAQEASFRAHIGMAKAHGKALMIHDREAHEDVLRVLDEEGAPETVVMHCFSGDAEHARECARRGYYMSFAGNVTFKNAPKLREAALACPRELMLVETDAPFMTPMPFRGRWNGPYLVPVTVRFLAELVGEDLERFCTDVSANTERVYGSWSVEVS
- a CDS encoding glycosyltransferase family 39 protein gives rise to the protein MNLALGERRPSPPFATRSILALALAASAVLFALSGRYGFHRDELYFMAAGDHPAWGYVDQPPLTPLLARASTTVFGDTPTGLRVVATLAFAAIVILTAAIARELGARRGGQLLAACCAAVGSFVPAVGHMVSTTTFDILIWLALILTVLHLHRTANPRWWLATGALAGVGLLNKHLIVLLAAVMLVAILITGPRTLLKGRWPWIGVAVAAAIAAPNLIWQATHDWPQLTVASGISAEDGTDNRIMFIPEQLLYVSPLLVPIWLTGWWHLWRDRTTRWLALTYPILCALVLALGGKGYYTLPLLLVLTASGCGPVVTWARHTTWRTAVVIAGVTLTAASTAVMSLPTLPPTQLDIPNAVNKEQGEQVGWPELTAAVATAWNDLPSTTDAVIFTQNYGQASAIAHYGPDHDLPQPFSGHMSYADWGPPPDSATGPVLTVGEFPARFFTDCRRVGRVDSAQVDNEEQGTPILACSGPTRPWSDLWPSLRHFY
- a CDS encoding glycosyltransferase family 4 protein produces the protein MKITFLTHSVDQIGGTIRATLNTASILTDLGHEVDIVNVFKYRDAPQFTADPRVTMRSLIDKTAPRSLTSKVAGIPDRFRMRMSSRFYPSGDTRAKRFNRLTDKRVQEFLRDCEADVIVGTRPGLNIYLARFSPPKAVTVAQEHLFYDHHKQPLRDAMARDFGQLDAVVTVSQADADNYRRHMPHLADKVWFIPNSIQPTPIPPSDVDSKIIVAAGRIERPKRFDMLLRVFSKVHKRHPDWRLRIYGSGKRINEIRDVVTDLDLGDSVSLMGRATPLDTEWAKGSIAAVTSKYESFGLTLVEAMNCGLPVVSTACDYGPPEIIDHEVDGLLTPVKDENAVAEALCRLIEDERLRKRMSSNAIRKARKYHPDDIGARYEQLFDSLVSQKDRTPPHGARIPVGAGVGGYGLPDKPASSTYELADHSVDCLVKSFEDMTLTAELGFSGRYTLESSEHPPIEVPLGAELRLDPPFLSRLPEGRWRLFRDGDLVEAGHIDSRALLHRPSVLPGSVVVPYSSRGQLALRVWRRETYAELNSVRWHDGHLLLHGDVLGPLWGDTPIHIRGRLRETEGPAQRWAADIDASGAFFARLDVDRLTDIRVDRKDLWDLWLADDNGEHAPVRLARFFDDIAKRKKTQAFSRKTVTDDNGRHHIQPYYNTHNELTLKVTEDG
- the rsmA gene encoding 16S rRNA (adenine(1518)-N(6)/adenine(1519)-N(6))-dimethyltransferase RsmA gives rise to the protein MTELLGAADIRRIAEALTVRPAKALGQNFVIDGNTVRRIAEAAKLSPDDIVIEVGPGLGSLTLALLPKAKRVHAVEIDARLASALTATVNSRAGDDAAKLRVHHADAMTVAEDGFDEPPTALVANLPYNVAVPVVLHLLASLPSLRQGLVMVQSEVAERLTAKPGTKIYGIPSLKLAWYASARRAGTVPRGVFWPVPNVDSGLVAFERREPPPGDRREVFAAVDAAFAQRRKTLRIALSDWAGGPDRAEAILRAADVDPRTRGEALDITTFARIARERTAT
- a CDS encoding 4-(cytidine 5'-diphospho)-2-C-methyl-D-erythritol kinase, which codes for MTGALAFDDGSQAVRVRVPAKINLHLGVGDRRADGYHDLTTVYQGISLYDEVTVIAGQQPGVRVEVFGDDAEAVPLGTDNLAVKAVLALGEEFGVAPAVTVRIAKRIPIAGGLAGGSADAAAALVACSRLWGMPFTDRLVKVAAGLGSDVPFCLSGGTALGTGHGERVEEVTANGRYHWVVATADGQLSTPAVYAEVDRLRESGIGSYSSAVTELLEALRTGRAEELAPQLRNDMTEAAMSLRPQLREILTAGADDGALAALLSGSGPTTLFLARDVHHATALAGRLRMRRLAREVHCVHAPAFVSVGLSPAQPG